ATCCCCCCGGCTCCACCATTACAACATCTAAAGACGTCCACGGACGTCTTTTTTGTGGCTGAAACCCAGCAAATACGGGGCTTTCAGCGCCATAACCATCCAACAACGTCCAGCACAAGCCATGGCCAGCGGCATTCCAAATGGCATTCCAAGCCTACTGATGTTAATTTTTGGAATGCCAAATCACGTTCGGAACCACCATGTGCGCTCAAGCAACCCGTCTATCTGAACTCAGAGTGAAATCTGCCAAACCATCAGAAAAGGACTATGTCCTGTTCGATGGAGCCGGCCTACAACTGAGAGTGAGAAGCAATGGCTCCAAGCTGTGGAACTTCAACTATCGGCATCCGATAACGAAGAAGCGGATCAACATGGGCTTGGGAACCTTCCCCGAGGTTTCATTAGCACAAGCGCGCAAGAAAACTCTCGATGCTAGAGAGGTGCTTGCTAGTGGCATTGATCCGAAAGAGATACGTGATGCTGAACTGCAGGCTAAAAAAGCAGCGACAGAGCACACGCTCCAGAATGTAGCGACGTCCTGGTATGAGCTCAAAAAAGATGCGGTAACCCCCGCCTACGCCGAAGACATTTGGCGCTCGCTTACGTTGCACGTCTTCCCCGACTTGGGCGTTACACCGATCGCGTCCATAACAGCGCCGAAGGTCATCAGCCTTCTCAAGCCGCTCGAAACTAAAGGCAGCCTGGAAACCGTCAAACGCCTTACACAGCGACTCAACGAGATCATGACCTACGGGGTCAACTCAGGCCTGATACCCGCCAACCCACTTACCGGGATTGGTAGCGTGTTCAAAAAGCCGAAGAAAAAGAACATGCCGGCCTTACACCCCGATGAGCTCAAAGAGCTCATGGTTGCAATCGCGAACGCCAGCATAAAAAGAACCACTCGATGCCTGATCGAGTGGCAACTGCATACGATGACTCGCCCCGTTGAGGCTGCCACTACTCGCTGGGCTGATATCGATTTCGAGAAAAGGATCTGGACGATCCCGGCTGAGCGCATGAAAAAACGTCGCCCGCATACGGTGCCGCTTACAGATCAAGCATTGGCCATTCTTGAAGCGATCAAACCCTATAGCGGGCACCGTGAATACGTGTTCCCTGCTGACCGCAATCCGCGCACTCACTGCAATAGCCAAACGGCCAACATGGCCCTAAAGCGAATGGGCTTTGAGGGACGCCTGGTCAGCCACGGAATGCGATCAATGGCCAGTACAACGCTCAACGAGCACGGCTGGGAGCCTGAGCTGATCGAAGTAGCGCTGGCGCATGTGGATAAGGACGAAGTGCGCAGTGCCTACAACCGTGCGGACTACATCGAGCGGAGACGCCCGATGATGACCTGGTGGAGTGAGCATATTCAGAGGGCTGCAACCGGCAGTCTTTCAGTATCTGCAACCAAGGAGAGAAAAGTCGTTTCGATACGGTGACAAACTGTCGGCTATCGGCCAAAAGCAGCCGCTCACATCAGGCTGTTATCGTCCCTTTACAACGGGCGAAGATGTCTACGAAGTTAAGGTCGCCCTCCACTCATACTGAAACGCCTCTCGATGCGAGTGGATACTTCAACTTATGCCCGCAAGGCGTTTCAGGCTCTCAATCACATCTGCTGGCTCGCTATTACTCATAGCAGCTGCTAGACGCATTAGCACCTGGTCGCGACGCACCTGAAACTGCGGTAACGCATAAACAGCACCAATCAGTTCACGCAATGTTATTGGGACCCCCCAATACGCCTTAAGAGCAATAGCAAAGGGCTTGGCATAGTCGTCGCATGCCTGGATGACAGCGCCGTCGTCCAGATGGTTGCCACGCTCTGCCCATATTTGTACCTGCTGCAAAACACATAATTCCCCCAGTCGATGCAGTATTGCCGCTGCCTGCAAGGCACCATGCTCTACACCAGCCTGCCGGGCCAATTGCACGACCCTTTCAGCCAGTCGCTCCGAGGCATCCAGATGCTCTTGAATGAAGACAGAGAGCAGCAAATTTGTAGAACTGCTGGTCTGCCGCAGTGCCAGAGCAATTGCCAGATTGAGGCTAGTGCGCCCGCCTAAGCGCTTCAGTGCGTCTACCAAGCTGGCACAGCGCTGCTCTCCCAATAGATAGGCTGGGCTGTTGGCTGCAGCAATCAGATAAGTACAGAGAGCGGGGTCGTGTTGCCATTCCTTGGCCAACTCTCGAAAATCCAACGGAGTACCGAGGGCAGCCAGCATCAACCGATCCTTGACTTGGTGCATCAACGGTAAATCCAGATCCGCGGCGGACCGACCGGACAAGAATGTCGTCAGGTCCTCACGAACCAGTTCATGAGCCACAGTCGTATTATCTGCCGGCAGGAGGCTCTCCAGGCACTCCAGTACTTTTGGCACATCGAAGGGTTTGGTGATGTAAGCACTAATAGCCAACGGTCTGATTGCAAGAACGCTTTCACGATCCGCCCGACCAGTAATCATGACCAGCGGCGTTTCCTTGTCATGCTTACGAATCAACTTAAACAACGTCAGGCCAGAGTCATCGGGAAGGTTCCAGTCGGCCAGTATGAGTTGATATTTGTTGCTCTGCCATCCGGCATAAGCGCTTTTGACATCCCCGTAACAATCAACCTCTGCACCTGGCCTCTTACTCAACACCAGCTGCTTAAGCAAACCTGCCAACCAAGGGTCGTCATCCACAACCATCACACGCATTGACGTTTCTTCCCAATCCTTGAACCTTCAAAAAAGATAGGCACATGCCTAATGCCAGTCAGTTAAGCGTCGCCGCTGCGAATACGTAGGAGCGGCGCCCCGCCGCGAACCAGGGCGATGCGCAATTGAAAAGCTTCGCCCCGAGGCGGGGCTCCTACGAAAGGCCGCTTTGGTAATCTTATCTGATCGGCATTAGGCACATGCCCTGAATTGTCCCTACTGCCGTAGACACTCCAACCAGTGGTGAGACGAATCTACGCTAGACAAGTGCACGCTTCTGGTGAGTTAGCGACCACCGCAATAGCTCGCCATCCCCGCCTGGAGGACCCACCATGCCCTTCGACGAAGAACCCAAGGGCTGCTCAACTAGTGCTTGGCCAGACGAGGCTGGATGTCACTTTTCGATACATTGGGCTCAAGGTAGACGGCTCCTTGGAGATGGCGATGGAAAGGGTAGTCCGTCGCTAACCAGCCAATAGCAGCCACACTAAAATCGGTATGCTTAGCCATCCAATTAAGAAGCCTGAAATTTATATCTCAGCCAAACATACCCTATTCCGCCCCGTATTTTTTGCAGCGTAGAGTGCCTTATCGGCAGCGTCGATAAGCGCACTGGCTTCCAGCTCAACACATGATGCTATGCCTGCACTCAAGCTGGCATTGAAATCTCCCATCTCACTGGAGAAGCTTATTCGCGAGAACTGCTGACGAATTTGGTCCAGTATCTGTACTGCTTGAGCTCCACTGCACTCGGGCAGTACTGCCAGGAATTCTTCACCACCGTAGCGACCAATAACGTCGACTCTGCGGAGTCTTTGCCTGAGCAGATTAGCGAGTGCCCGAATCACGTTGTCACCAACACCATGACCGTATGAATCGTTGACCTTCTTGAAATGGTCAATATCCAGCATCACCACGCTTACAGGCTTGCCTGTACGCATTGCGCGCTCCTGCTCTACCGCAACCTGCTCCTTGATATCCGCATGCTTCAGCAGCCCCGTCAGGCTGTCTCGAGACAACGCATTGCTGAGTAGTCTTGCCCTCTGTGCCCTGGCAAACACTGTAGCGATAAGACTCTTATCGGATATGGGCTTGGTGACGAAGTCATCACCCGCCTTAAGCAAGGCACTCATTTGCAAGCCGATATCGGTTTCGGCCGAAAGATAGATGATCGGTATTCGGATCCAGTCATCGTTGAAGCGGATCATCTGGGCAAGCTCGGGCCCCGAGCTGCCGGGCATGTTCACATCCAGCAGCAGAACCTCTGGACTGAATTGAGCAATGGTCTCAAGTAGCTGGCTCGGCTCATTGACTACCTCAACCAGCATATTTGCCGCGCTCAGCACCAAGCGATAGTGATTGGCCAACTCATAGTCATCATCAACGATCAACACTCGATAGGGAGCCCCCCCTTGTTGGGCGAAACACCTATCAAGACAACTCTCAAGCTTGGCCACATCAACAGGTTTGCTGAAAAAACCGACGGCACCAAGGCGTGCCGCCTGTAGCTGAGTATCGAAGTCATCCTGCGTCGTCAGCACCAGCAACGGAGGCACCTGCGGGAGACGAGCAAGCAGTGAGGCCGCGTAATCCAATCCGCTCTGCTGAGCGGTGCCGAGATTGACGTCGACAATCAAAGCATCAGGACTCTGCCGCGCTATCGCCTCATCAAGTTCGGTAGTGCAGATAAAGTGGCGAGCTTGATAGCCGAACGTCGAGAGCGTTCGACGGATGCCCTCACCCACACTTTCTTCATCCTCGAGGATGTAGATGAGACGGGAGCCTTCGTTCGTGCCGCTGCTGCGCGGTAGCTCGATAGGGGCGGGAGCAGGATTCACCTTTACAGCTAGATCTGACGTGCACGCCAGTGCCTGGATATCATCAACAAAAGTGTCCAATCCCTTGCGCTGCAACTCTAGACTGCTTAGCCATTGCTGCGAGTGCTGTTCAAGCAATCGAGCTTGATCTCCCAGCTCCTTGAAACCGAAGGTACCTGCACTCCCCGCCAGCTTATGCAGCTGGTTGCGCAGAGCCTGTAGGTGCTCAAGCTGCTCCGTTGGATCAGAGGCACGCTGCAACTGCTGCGCCCTATCTGCCAGCTGCGGCAGTTCTTCCTTGAGGCGCTGTGCAAACTGCTCGCCCAACAGCTGTAACTGAGCTTGCAGGTCAGCCAACGGCTTCTGTCTATCCATTCGAGCGGCTCCAAATGGCGCGTATCTGACTCGCCAACTGCATCGGATCGAAGGGTTTAATGATTACGTCACGTGCGCCGAGACTCCGGTAATGCTCGACCTCTGCAGGCTGTACCTTGGCAGTCATAAAGGCGACAGGGACAACATTGACGTCCACCAGGTTGACCAATTGCTCAAGCGTCTGCGGGCCATCCATTCCGGGCATCATGACATCCAGCAGAATAAAATCCGGCGCAAAACCTGCCACTCTATCGATGGCGTCCTGACCGCTGCTGCAACTCAGTACCTCGAATCCGCCGACAGCCTCCAGGGCGACTTTGGCCACAGCCTGAATGGAGGGGTCGTCCTCCACATGCAATATGCGCTTCAGCTCAGGCATGATCATCCCCTTTGGTCGGTAGTAGGCGAGCGAGCA
The genomic region above belongs to Pseudomonas sediminis and contains:
- a CDS encoding integrase domain-containing protein yields the protein MCAQATRLSELRVKSAKPSEKDYVLFDGAGLQLRVRSNGSKLWNFNYRHPITKKRINMGLGTFPEVSLAQARKKTLDAREVLASGIDPKEIRDAELQAKKAATEHTLQNVATSWYELKKDAVTPAYAEDIWRSLTLHVFPDLGVTPIASITAPKVISLLKPLETKGSLETVKRLTQRLNEIMTYGVNSGLIPANPLTGIGSVFKKPKKKNMPALHPDELKELMVAIANASIKRTTRCLIEWQLHTMTRPVEAATTRWADIDFEKRIWTIPAERMKKRRPHTVPLTDQALAILEAIKPYSGHREYVFPADRNPRTHCNSQTANMALKRMGFEGRLVSHGMRSMASTTLNEHGWEPELIEVALAHVDKDEVRSAYNRADYIERRRPMMTWWSEHIQRAATGSLSVSATKERKVVSIR
- a CDS encoding response regulator — its product is MRVMVVDDDPWLAGLLKQLVLSKRPGAEVDCYGDVKSAYAGWQSNKYQLILADWNLPDDSGLTLFKLIRKHDKETPLVMITGRADRESVLAIRPLAISAYITKPFDVPKVLECLESLLPADNTTVAHELVREDLTTFLSGRSAADLDLPLMHQVKDRLMLAALGTPLDFRELAKEWQHDPALCTYLIAAANSPAYLLGEQRCASLVDALKRLGGRTSLNLAIALALRQTSSSTNLLLSVFIQEHLDASERLAERVVQLARQAGVEHGALQAAAILHRLGELCVLQQVQIWAERGNHLDDGAVIQACDDYAKPFAIALKAYWGVPITLRELIGAVYALPQFQVRRDQVLMRLAAAMSNSEPADVIESLKRLAGIS
- a CDS encoding diguanylate cyclase, which encodes MDRQKPLADLQAQLQLLGEQFAQRLKEELPQLADRAQQLQRASDPTEQLEHLQALRNQLHKLAGSAGTFGFKELGDQARLLEQHSQQWLSSLELQRKGLDTFVDDIQALACTSDLAVKVNPAPAPIELPRSSGTNEGSRLIYILEDEESVGEGIRRTLSTFGYQARHFICTTELDEAIARQSPDALIVDVNLGTAQQSGLDYAASLLARLPQVPPLLVLTTQDDFDTQLQAARLGAVGFFSKPVDVAKLESCLDRCFAQQGGAPYRVLIVDDDYELANHYRLVLSAANMLVEVVNEPSQLLETIAQFSPEVLLLDVNMPGSSGPELAQMIRFNDDWIRIPIIYLSAETDIGLQMSALLKAGDDFVTKPISDKSLIATVFARAQRARLLSNALSRDSLTGLLKHADIKEQVAVEQERAMRTGKPVSVVMLDIDHFKKVNDSYGHGVGDNVIRALANLLRQRLRRVDVIGRYGGEEFLAVLPECSGAQAVQILDQIRQQFSRISFSSEMGDFNASLSAGIASCVELEASALIDAADKALYAAKNTGRNRVCLAEI
- a CDS encoding response regulator, with product MPELKRILHVEDDPSIQAVAKVALEAVGGFEVLSCSSGQDAIDRVAGFAPDFILLDVMMPGMDGPQTLEQLVNLVDVNVVPVAFMTAKVQPAEVEHYRSLGARDVIIKPFDPMQLASQIRAIWSRSNG